Below is a window of Candidatus Bipolaricaulota bacterium DNA.
GGATAGTCCTCCACTATTGGGACCATCATACATTTTGAAGAAAACTTTTGTTGCTATAACTACTTCATCACGTTTAGCGAAGTCTCTTATTGCTCGACCCAATATTTCTTCGCTTATACCAAGTGAGTAGATGTTCGCTGTATCAAAGAAATTGATTCCAAGTTCGAGGGCCCTCTTGATAATCTTTCTGCTTTCTTCTTCATTCAAAACCCATTTGTGGATCCATACGTTGGGATCTCCAAAACTCATACATCCAAGACATATTCTTGATACTTCAAGACCCGAATTACCAAGTCTTACATATTCCACCCTGTCTAATGTAAAAACTAATTTACAAGCAACCTAAAAAGCTTAGGAAACTGAATAAGAGTCTCAATCAAAATTGTTAACTGCATTCCAAGTAACATGTATGTAATCTGCGAAGTCAAAGTCTTTTTATTTACACTCGCTAATTTCACCTTCAACTTTAATCTCTCCACAAACCATTCTATCTCCCATCTTTTCAAGTACATATATCTTCTCAACTCACCTTCCAAATACCTCTTTCCTCCCTTTCCCCTTGGCCTCACATACAAATTGAATCTCTTTTCTTTCATCTTCTCTATCAATTTCATTACCCAATATCCCCTATCTCCAAGTACTATCGATCCTTCTATATCTTCCAACAAATACTCTGCTTCTTTTGCTTCATTGAAACCTCCAATATTGAAACTCAACAATACTTTTGCTTTCGCTTCATACAACATGTGTAAT
It encodes the following:
- a CDS encoding aldo/keto reductase → MEYVRLGNSGLEVSRICLGCMSFGDPNVWIHKWVLNEEESRKIIKRALELGINFFDTANIYSLGISEEILGRAIRDFAKRDEVVIATKVFFKMYDGPNSGGLS
- a CDS encoding transposase, coding for MLYEAKAKVLLSFNIGGFNEAKEAEYLLEDIEGSIVLGDRGYWVMKLIEKMKEKRFNLYVRPRGKGGKRYLEGELRRYMYLKRWEIEWFVERLKLKVKLASVNKKTLTSQITYMLLGMQLTILIETLIQFPKLFRLLVN